Below is a window of Spelaeicoccus albus DNA.
ATAGTGGTGAGTCTGGGCGGAGGCGGATTGCTTGCCGGAATCGCCTGCGCCGTGAAATCGCTTGCCGCCGAACACGGCAGGACCATCCGCGTGGTCGGCGTCCAGGCCGAAGCGGCAGCGGCCTGGCCGGCGTCCCTGGAAACCGGGCGGCCCGTCGCGCTGGCCGGCATGGACACCATGGCCGACGGAATTGCCGTCGGCCGCCCGGGCGATATCCCGTTCGAGCTGATCCGCAGGCTTGTCGACGACGTGGTGACGGTCAGCGAGGAAGCGCTGTCCTCGGCGTTGCTGCTGTTGCATGAGCGGGCCAAGTTGACGGTCGAGCCGGCAGGAGCGGCAGCCGCGGCCGCCGTGATGGAACGCCCGCGGGACGTGGCGGGCTCGAACGGCTCGGCGGGCGGGGACACGGTAGCGGTCGTCTCCGGCGGAAACATCGACCCGCTGCTCATGCTGCGCTTGCTGCGCCACGGGCTTTCGGCGGCCGGCCGCTATTTGCATCTGACCGTGCGAATCCCCGACCACCCGGGCGCTTTGGCCGGATTACTCGAGGTGCTGGCCGCCCACGACACGAATATTTTGGAGATCTCGCATGTGCGTACCGGACGTCGTCTGGGTGCCCACGAAGTGTCGGTCGACCTGCAAGTAGAAACCCGCGGCGCCGATCATTGCCGCACTGTCATTGCGGCGATCGGCGCCGCGGGTTACGCGGTGCACGTGGAAGAAGGCGACCGGGAGGTTTAGTCCTCGTACGGTTTCGCTTCGACGATTTCAACGGGAATGTCCTTGCCGTTGGGCGCGCGATACTTGGTCGATTTACCCGATTTCAGGCCGTTCACCGCTTCACCGAGCGGCGACTTCTCGCTGAACACGTCGAGCTCGGAATCTCCGGCCAGTTCACGGTTTCCGAGGAGGAACGTCATCTTGTTGCCGTTGACCTTGGCCGTCACCACCATGCCGGGCTCCACGACCCCGTCGTCCGCCGGAGAAGCACCGACCTGGGCATGGCGCAAGAGGGTTTCCAACTGACGCACGCGAGCCTCACGCTTGCCTTGCTCCTCGCGGGCCGCGTGGTATCCGCCGTTCTCCTTCAGATCGCCCTCTTCACGGGCCGCCTCGATCTTCTTGGCGATCTCCATGCGTCCCTCGCCGGTGAGATATTCGTGCTCGGCCTGCAGACGGTCGTAGGCTTCCTGGCTCAACCAGGTGACTTCGCTTTGTGCCTCGGTCATCGGGATACTCCTTGAACAAGAGATTGCTGCAAATGAAAGCCCCGGGCCACGGCCGGCCCGGGGTTATTAGCTGAACTATGACCATAACAAGCTTAGTCGGTAAACCCAAAGACCAAGAAGGCTCCGTTACCGATTTGTGGCCGTGAGGGCCTATTTGTCGCCGCCGTCGCCGAACCAGCATTTGTCGATCCCGCCGTTGACGGCCAACTGAGTTGTTCGGACAGTCTCGTTGAATACGGCCGGCCGGCTGGGGTCGCGGTCCGGATCCGGCGGCACGCTGACTTCCAGATAACCCACGACACCGTATTCGCTGTTCAGTGCTTGGATCGCGCAATGGACTGTGCGATCGGTGTCCGGCAGCACGGATACCGAGACGTTCGTCTTCGAGGCATCGACAACCGTGAACGACAGGTCCTTGCTGACCGGCGACGCATCCCGCCCGTCCAGGGTCAGCCAGCCGATGAACACGACGCCCAAGGCGAAAACGGCTATCACGATTGCCGTCCCCCACGGGAATCCGCTTCTCCGTCGCACGCCGTAGCGGTCGGAGAGATCGGCTGACGCCGGGGTGCTCACGTGCTGCTCCTCGTGGACAATATGATGGGAGAAGGCTCCAATCCGGACGACGGAAGCGGAGCAACTGACGATTCCTACGATACCGGCCCGCGACGAGCGGGTTCGCAGCGCATGAACACCGAGTGGCTGCGGGAGAGATGGACGACGTGAAATACGACGGTATGCGGCTGATGGCCGTGCACGCCCACCCGGACGACGAGTCCTCGAAGGGGGCGGCCACGATGGCCAAATACGCGGCCGAGGGTGCTGAGGTACTCGTGGTCACGTGCACCGGCGGGGAAGCCGGCGATATTCTCAATCCGGCAATGAAACTCAGCCCCATGGCCGGACGCGACATTGCGGGGCTTCGGCGGATGGAAATGGCCCACGCGGCGGAGATCCTCGGCGTCGAACACCTGTGGCTCGGCTATGTCGATTCCGGGCTGCCGGAGGGCGATCCCAAGCCCGATCTTCCGCCGGGCAGTTTTGCACTTGTCCCGCCGCATATCGCCGCGACCCCGCTGGTCACGGTGTTGCGCGACTTCCGTCCGCACGTGGTCACCACGTACGACGAGAACGGCGGGTATCCGCACCCCGACCACATCATGACGCACACCGTCACGATGGCGGCACTCAGCGCTGCCGCCGACCCGACGGTGAACCCGGAACTGGGCGATCCATGGCAGGTCAAGAAGGTGTACTACAACCAGGACTTCCACTTGCGAAAGTGGACAGCCATCCACGAAGGCCTACTGGCTCGCGGTGAAAAGTCTCCGCTGGGCGAGATGATCGAGCATATGCAATCGCGGGCCGGCGCCGACGAGCGTCTGCACCGCGCCGTCACGACATCGGTGCCGTGCGCCGACTATTTCGAGACCCGCGAGCGTGCGCTTTTGGCGCATACTACTCAAATTGACCCGGACGGCGGGTTCTTCCGGATTTCGCGCCAGCTCCAGGCCGAGCTGTGGCCCACCGAGGAGTTCGAACTGGCCGTCGACTTCACGTCGCGCCCGCCGCTGGACGGCAATACCGACGAACTCGAGTCCGACTTGTTCGCCGGCATCGTCGACGTCGGAAGCGTGCAATCGTGAGCGTGAACGGCCTCTTGCTGATGGCGGCCTCCACGCCGAGTCCCATCCCGAGCGACAAGGTGCCCGATGCCTCCAAAGTCTCGCCGGGGCTGCCCGGGTTCATCATGATCTTCTTGCTGGCGGTCGCCGTGATCCTGCTGGCCACTTCAATGAACAGGCGGATCCGGCGGGTCAAATTGCGCGGGGAGCAAATGGA
It encodes the following:
- the ilvA gene encoding threonine ammonia-lyase yields the protein MVDLSDIRDAAARLQGTIAATPLERSRALSGGPVGSVYLKCENLQRTGSFKIRGALNRISRLSDSERGAGVVAASAGNHAQGVALASALEGTAATIFMPEGAALPKIAATESYGAEVKIAGSNVDEAMAAAKDFADTTSAMLIPPFDNHDIVAGQGTVGLEILDQLPTTSTIVVSLGGGGLLAGIACAVKSLAAEHGRTIRVVGVQAEAAAAWPASLETGRPVALAGMDTMADGIAVGRPGDIPFELIRRLVDDVVTVSEEALSSALLLLHERAKLTVEPAGAAAAAAVMERPRDVAGSNGSAGGDTVAVVSGGNIDPLLMLRLLRHGLSAAGRYLHLTVRIPDHPGALAGLLEVLAAHDTNILEISHVRTGRRLGAHEVSVDLQVETRGADHCRTVIAAIGAAGYAVHVEEGDREV
- the greA gene encoding transcription elongation factor GreA encodes the protein MTEAQSEVTWLSQEAYDRLQAEHEYLTGEGRMEIAKKIEAAREEGDLKENGGYHAAREEQGKREARVRQLETLLRHAQVGASPADDGVVEPGMVVTAKVNGNKMTFLLGNRELAGDSELDVFSEKSPLGEAVNGLKSGKSTKYRAPNGKDIPVEIVEAKPYED
- a CDS encoding DUF4307 domain-containing protein — encoded protein: MSTPASADLSDRYGVRRRSGFPWGTAIVIAVFALGVVFIGWLTLDGRDASPVSKDLSFTVVDASKTNVSVSVLPDTDRTVHCAIQALNSEYGVVGYLEVSVPPDPDRDPSRPAVFNETVRTTQLAVNGGIDKCWFGDGGDK
- the mca gene encoding mycothiol conjugate amidase Mca, which produces MAAGEMDDVKYDGMRLMAVHAHPDDESSKGAATMAKYAAEGAEVLVVTCTGGEAGDILNPAMKLSPMAGRDIAGLRRMEMAHAAEILGVEHLWLGYVDSGLPEGDPKPDLPPGSFALVPPHIAATPLVTVLRDFRPHVVTTYDENGGYPHPDHIMTHTVTMAALSAAADPTVNPELGDPWQVKKVYYNQDFHLRKWTAIHEGLLARGEKSPLGEMIEHMQSRAGADERLHRAVTTSVPCADYFETRERALLAHTTQIDPDGGFFRISRQLQAELWPTEEFELAVDFTSRPPLDGNTDELESDLFAGIVDVGSVQS